A single region of the Deltaproteobacteria bacterium genome encodes:
- a CDS encoding saccharopine dehydrogenase NADP-binding domain-containing protein — MSRVLLLGAGLVAPPLVDYLVERGIWLTIACNNPERGEALLRGRPVGAVLDWAASDAEGLDRMVAHSDLVVSLLPASMHVEVAEACIHRRKHLVTTSYVSPEMRALDARAQKAGVVLLNELGVDPGIDHMSAMEVIHRAQRDGARVTSFRSYCGGIPAPEANDNPFGYKFSWSPVGVLRAATRPARFLEGGKLVERAAHELVREVHPLELPGVGTLEAYPNRDATDYLSLYGLDGIATMYRGTLRYPGWTETMQALRLLGLLENDPPVARHWDQLLAARLGLPDPSGLVSQLAAFLSLPPAAPVIERLRWLGLLSPRALPRHAPTVVEALAGLMQEELAYRPGERDLLVMQHRFELERGPRRERVVSSLVCFGESGGDSAMARTVGLPAAIGARLLLEGRFTTPGVHIPVLQGLYEPILAELATLGIALTETHEELVA, encoded by the coding sequence ATGTCACGCGTGCTCTTGCTCGGAGCCGGCCTCGTCGCCCCGCCTCTCGTGGACTACCTCGTCGAGCGCGGGATCTGGCTCACCATCGCCTGCAATAACCCCGAGCGGGGCGAGGCGCTCCTCCGCGGGCGTCCCGTCGGCGCGGTGCTCGATTGGGCGGCGAGCGACGCGGAGGGCCTCGACCGCATGGTGGCGCACAGCGACCTGGTGGTGAGCCTCCTCCCCGCCTCGATGCACGTGGAGGTGGCCGAGGCGTGCATCCATCGCCGCAAGCACCTGGTCACCACCTCGTACGTCTCTCCCGAGATGCGCGCGCTCGACGCCCGGGCCCAGAAGGCCGGCGTGGTGCTCCTGAACGAGCTCGGCGTGGACCCGGGGATCGATCATATGTCCGCGATGGAGGTGATCCACCGCGCGCAGAGGGACGGCGCCCGCGTGACCTCGTTCCGTTCCTACTGCGGCGGTATCCCGGCCCCCGAGGCCAACGACAACCCCTTCGGCTACAAGTTTTCCTGGAGCCCGGTCGGCGTCCTGCGCGCCGCCACGCGCCCCGCGCGTTTTCTCGAGGGGGGCAAGCTCGTGGAGCGCGCGGCGCACGAGCTCGTCCGCGAGGTGCACCCGCTCGAGCTCCCGGGGGTAGGCACCCTCGAGGCCTACCCGAACCGCGACGCGACCGACTACCTGTCGCTCTACGGGCTCGACGGCATCGCCACCATGTATCGCGGGACGCTCCGCTACCCGGGCTGGACCGAGACCATGCAGGCGCTCCGCCTCCTCGGGCTGCTCGAGAACGACCCGCCCGTCGCACGCCACTGGGACCAGCTCCTCGCGGCGCGCCTCGGCCTCCCCGATCCGTCGGGGCTCGTCTCCCAGCTCGCCGCGTTCCTGAGTCTGCCGCCCGCCGCACCGGTGATCGAGCGCCTGCGCTGGCTCGGGCTGCTCTCTCCGCGCGCGCTCCCCCGCCACGCCCCGACGGTGGTCGAGGCTCTCGCCGGCCTGATGCAGGAGGAGCTCGCCTATCGCCCCGGCGAGCGCGACCTGCTCGTCATGCAGCACCGCTTCGAGCTCGAGCGCGGTCCGCGGCGCGAGCGCGTAGTCTCGTCGCTGGTCTGCTTCGGCGAGTCCGGCGGAGACTCCGCGATGGCGCGCACCGTCGGGCTGCCGGCGGCGATCGGCGCGCGCCTGCTCCTCGAGGGGCGCTTCACCACCCCCGGCGTGCACATCCCCGTGCTGCAGGGGCTCTACGAGCCCATCCTGGCCGAGCTGGCCACGCTCGGTATCGCGCTCACCGAAACCCACGAGGAGCTCGTCGCATGA
- a CDS encoding GIY-YIG nuclease family protein, whose product MVLARDGSVYTGISPDPERRVCEHNGGLRGAKALRGKRPVRLLGAWRCADRSEALSLEARVKRLGAAEKWSLLLGNPSDALPAR is encoded by the coding sequence ATGGTGCTGGCCCGCGACGGGAGCGTCTACACCGGGATCTCCCCGGACCCCGAGCGCCGCGTCTGCGAGCACAACGGTGGCCTGCGCGGGGCGAAGGCGCTGCGGGGCAAGCGGCCGGTACGCCTCCTCGGCGCGTGGCGCTGCGCCGACCGCTCCGAGGCGTTGAGCCTGGAGGCGCGCGTGAAGCGGCTCGGCGCGGCCGAGAAGTGGAGCCTGCTCCTCGGCAACCCCTCCGACGCGCTGCCGGCCCGCTGA
- a CDS encoding dipeptide epimerase, with product MRLSVDRLELRLARPFGISRWTRTSVANVLVELVGDGLTGRGEACPNARYGESPEQAIAALEALTLPGGEAPDALLAWLDAEVPPLPPSARSGLEMALLDRWATARGLPLYRAFGLEGPRGPRTSYTVGLDTPEAMAEHARAAAAYPVLKLKLGTEADRERVNAIRAVTDRPLRVDVNEGWPSAERALAELEWLATQGVELVEQPIPAHRPEEMAWLRERSPLPLWADEEVTGLEDLPRVAEGYHGVNLKLDKHGGLGPTRALLRRARELGLRVMVGCMVASSLAITAAAHLALEADLADLDGHLLLAEDPFEGVVLDHEGHLVLPARPGLGVLPRRS from the coding sequence ATGCGCCTCTCCGTAGACCGTCTCGAGCTCCGCCTTGCGCGCCCCTTCGGCATCTCCCGCTGGACCCGTACCTCCGTGGCGAACGTGCTTGTCGAGCTCGTGGGGGACGGCCTGACGGGACGCGGGGAGGCCTGCCCGAACGCGCGTTACGGCGAATCGCCCGAGCAGGCCATCGCCGCGCTCGAGGCCCTCACGCTCCCGGGCGGCGAAGCTCCCGACGCGCTCCTCGCCTGGTTGGACGCCGAGGTCCCGCCGCTCCCCCCGTCGGCCCGCTCGGGGCTCGAGATGGCGCTCCTCGATCGCTGGGCCACGGCGCGTGGACTGCCGCTCTACCGCGCCTTTGGGCTCGAAGGGCCGCGCGGACCGCGCACCTCGTACACGGTGGGGCTGGATACGCCGGAGGCCATGGCCGAGCACGCGCGCGCCGCGGCGGCGTACCCCGTGCTCAAGCTCAAGCTCGGGACCGAGGCCGACCGCGAGCGCGTGAACGCCATTCGCGCCGTCACCGATCGTCCGCTGCGCGTGGACGTGAACGAGGGCTGGCCGAGCGCGGAGCGGGCGCTCGCGGAGCTCGAGTGGCTCGCGACCCAGGGGGTGGAGCTCGTCGAGCAGCCGATCCCCGCGCATCGCCCCGAGGAGATGGCGTGGCTCAGGGAGCGCTCGCCGCTGCCCCTCTGGGCCGACGAGGAAGTTACCGGGCTCGAGGATCTGCCGCGGGTGGCCGAGGGCTATCACGGCGTGAACCTCAAGCTCGACAAGCACGGCGGCCTCGGGCCCACGCGCGCGCTCCTTCGCCGCGCCCGGGAGCTCGGCCTCCGTGTGATGGTGGGCTGCATGGTCGCCTCGTCGCTGGCCATCACCGCGGCGGCGCACCTCGCGCTCGAGGCCGACCTCGCCGACCTGGATGGACACCTGCTCCTCGCCGAGGACCCCTTCGAGGGGGTGGTGCTCGACCACGAGGGGCACCTCGTGCTGCCCGCGCGTCCGGGGCTCGGGGTCCTGCCGCGGCGGTCTTGA